One Scomber japonicus isolate fScoJap1 chromosome 1, fScoJap1.pri, whole genome shotgun sequence DNA window includes the following coding sequences:
- the scg3 gene encoding secretogranin-3, whose translation MASKYTGLFILFHLLALNVVSQISAFPTPTASSDDKTVYNRQLTEEKPLQEQIAEVDNVKAAVQSAESQRPTGSKDTESKQDRDDSTVLKSLADSQKSKETTEVPVKADQYIPDESDSTKSRRLAEDYDSTKNGMDYGKYRDDPESFRQVDGTPLTAEDIVQKIANKIYEEDDRGVFDRIVSKLLKLGLITDSQADTLEYQVAEALQDLITKNAKNNEVEDTDNNDQETRGQEDDQDSDANVDTWEQPNRRYNDDEEEEEGFADEVEDEVDRDAEEDRDDTADNTWDKDTEEGNEVSPDDGLQDLQYFPNFYHLLRSLNSDEDTQERETLITIMKTLIDFVKMMVKYGTITPEEGVSYLENLDAMIALQTKNKLGKSLGPPDFAGSNGKLLDEDDNTKAEAAKMQKEYENLKDSTKEEQPSTETNQPGKSETYLEAIRKNIEWLKKHNKEEGKDDYDLSKLKDFMDQQVDSYIEKGIIAKGEGDTIKRIYSSL comes from the exons ATGGCGTCAAAATACACTGGCCTCTTCATCCTTTTCCATCTTCTAGCCCTGAATGTAGTGAGCCAGATATCTGCCTTCCCCACACCTACAGCCTCATCGGATG ATAAAACTGTGTACAATAGACAGCTGACAGAAGAAAAACCACTACAAGAGCAG ATTGCTGAGGTGGACAATGTGAAGGCTGCAGTACAGTCAGCTG AGAGCCAGCGTCCCACTGGTTCCAAGGACACAGAGTCAAAGCAGGACCGTGATGACTCCACCGTGCTGAAGTCACTGGCTGACAGCCAGAAATCAAAGGAGACCACTGAGGTGCCAGTCAAGGCGGATCAGTACATCCCAGATGAATCAGACTCTACCAAGAGCCGCCGTCTGGCTGAGGACTACGACTCCACCAAGAACGGGATGGATTATGGCAAGTACCGGG ATGACCCAGAGAGCTTCCGTCAGGTGGATGGCACTCCGCTGACAGCAGAGGATATTGTCCAGAAGATTGCAAACAAAATTTACGAGGAGGACGACAGAGGAGTGTTTGACAGGATTGTTTCCAAGCTGCTCAAACTGGGGCTG ATTACAGATAGCCAGGCGGACACTCTGGAGTACCAGGTAGCTGAGGCTCTCCAGGATCTCATCACCAAAAATGCAAAGAACAATGAGGTTGAGGACACTGACAACAATGACCAAGAAACCAGAGGACAGGAGGATGACCAGGACTCTGACGCAAATGTG GATACATGGGAGCAGCCCAATCGCCGCTACAAtgatgacgaggaggaagaggaaggattCGCTGATGAGGTTGAGGATGAGGTAGACAGGGATGCAGAGGAAGATAGAGATGACACAGCAGACAACACCTGGGACAAAGACACTGAGGAGGGCAATGAAGTGAGCCCAGACGACGGGCTCCAGGACCTGCAGTACTTCCCAAACTTTTACCACCTGCTCAGAAGCCTTAACTCGG ATGAAGACacgcaagagagagagacactgattACCATCATGAAGACGCTGATTGACTTtgtgaagatgatggtgaagtACGGCACCATCACACCTGAGGAGGGAGTGTCCTATCTGG AAAACCTGGATGCAATGATCGCCCTGCAGACCAAGAACAAGCTGGGCAAGTCTCTTGGACCTCCTGACTTCGCGGGATCCAACG GAAAACTCTTGGATGAGGATGACAACACCAAGGCCGAGGCCGCCAAGATGCAGAAGGAATATGAAAACCTGAAAGACTCAACCAAGGAGGAGCAGCCCTCAACTGAGACCA ATCAGCCTGGCAAATCAGAGACCTATCTGGAAGCCATCAGGAAGAACATTGAATGgctgaagaaacacaacaaagaaGAAGGCAAAGATG
- the tnfaip8l3 gene encoding tumor necrosis factor alpha-induced protein 8-like protein 3: protein MDSDSGEQSDGDLSPGQESFNSRSLAMQAQKKILSKMATMVVANMLTDDTSSEILDELYKASREFTKSKKEAHKIIKDVIKIALKIGILYRNHQFSPDELDTVERFKKKMNQAAMTAVSFYEVEYTFDRNILSELLLECRDLLHTLVEQHLTARSHARIDHVFNHFAHGEFLAELYGDGEEYRLSLRKICNGINKLLDEGTL, encoded by the exons ATGGATTCAGACTCCGGAGAGCAGAGTGACGGAGACCTCTCTCCAG GACAGGAGAGCTTTAACTCACGCTCCCTGGCCATGCAGGCCCAGAAGAAGATCCTGAGTAAGATGGCGACCATGGTGGTGGCCAACATGCTGACAGACGACACCAGCAGTGAGATCTTGGATGAGCTCTACAAGGCGAGCCGGGAGTTCACCAAGAGCAAGAAGGAGGCCCACAAGATCATCAAGGATGTCATCAAGATCGCCCTGAAGATCGGCATCCTCTACCGCAACCACCAGTTCAGCCCAGACGAGCTGGACACAGTGGAGCGCTTCAAGAAGAAGATGAATCAGGCGGCCATGACAGCGGTGTCATTCTACGAGGTGGAGTACACCTTTGACAGGAATATTCTGTCAGAGCTCCTGCTGGAGTGCAGGGACCTGCTTCACACCCTGGTTGAGCAGCACCTGACCGCACGCTCACATGCACGCATTGATCACGTTTTCAACCATTTTGCCCATGGGGAGTTCCTGGCTGAGCTGTACGGGGACGGAGAGGAGTACAGACTCTCTCTGAGAAAGATCTGCAACGGCATCAACAAACTGCTGGACGAAGGAACGCTTTAA